The following are encoded together in the Panicum virgatum strain AP13 chromosome 6K, P.virgatum_v5, whole genome shotgun sequence genome:
- the LOC120712024 gene encoding protein ROOT INITIATION DEFECTIVE 3-like isoform X2: protein MAPPPPPKQLVLAASSADAGVAAWDLRTGAEEIRHRPCASRPRALASVADRFLAAAQAPPAGGNPGTVHFYHWDKPQVAVKSFPAEPIRALLADQEGSYLIGGGSNGNLFLWEVASGELLHRWHAHYRAVRCLALYDYLLVSGSEDGSIKVWDLITVLDEQSRLEAQTPYLYSFNQHALPVTDIACFLGTIVVSSSEDRTCKIWSLSEGRMLRSIPFPTSIDSVALDPRSHVFYAGGRDGKIYVTAMGVDISSHGSDESSILGALDDQSKAVTSLASSTDGRLLVSGSEDGNVRVWDTRSQQVTRKFKHSQGPVTNVLIVTPKRVILPPLHPLRKVCSANGEVEPRAVILPRPENDVPIHGNRTTIFMEHYLGELQYGGMSMLFDPGLHTQNCTPNQQGTEWRDRYLELQDLFVHEVLDQMPSSRNP, encoded by the exons atggcgccgccgccgccgccgaaacaGCTTGTGCTGGCTGCGTCCTCCGCGGACGCCGGCGTGGCCGCCTGGGACCTCCGCACCGGCGCGGAGGAAATCCGCCACCGCCCCTGCGCCTCCCGCCCTCGCGCGCTCGCCTCGGTCGcagaccgcttcctcgccgctgCACAGGCTCCTCCCGCTGGCGGCAACCCCGGCACCGTCCACTTCTACCACTGGGACAAG CCACAGGTGGCCGTCAAGAGCTTCCCCGCTGAGCCGATACGCGCGCTTCTTGCGGACCAGGAGGGGAGCTACCTCATTGGCGGTGGCAGCAACGGCAACTTATTCCTTTGGGAG GTGGCTAGTGGAGAGCTTCTCCACAGATGGCATGCACACTATCGTGCTGTTAGGTGCCTCGCGCTTTATGACTATCTGCTTGTCTCAGGATCAGAAGATGGAAGCATCAAAGTTTGGGATCTGATCAC GGTGCTTGATGAGCAGTCAAGGTTGGAAGCTCAGACACCATACCTCTACAGTTTCAATCAGCATGCACTGCCTGTAACTGATATTGCTTGTTTCCTTGGAACAATTGTTGTATCTTCTTCAGAAGATCGAACCTGCAAA ATCTGGAGTTTATCTGAGGGTAGGATGCTAAGAAGCATTCCATTCCCTACTAGCATTGATTCTGTAGCACTAGACCCAAGAAGTCATGTTTTCTATGCTGGTGGTAGAGATGGAAAGATATATGTTACTGCTATGGGTGTTGATATCAGTTCTCATGGTAGTGATGAGTCATCTATTCTTGGTGCTTTGGATGACCAAAG CAAGGCAGTAACAAGCTTGGCATCAAGCACAGATGGACGTTTACTAGTTTCTGGATCTGAGGATGGTAATGTTCGGGTGTGGGATACTAGAAGTCAGCAAGTAACCCGAAAATTCAAACACTCCCAAG GTCCAGTAACCAATGTTCTGATAGTAACGCCAAAACGAGTAATCCTGCCCCCACTACACCCATTGCGTAAAGTTTGCTCAGCAAATGGTGAAGTTGAACCACGTGCTGTAATTCTGCCTCGGCCTGAAAATGACGTTCCTATTCATGGAAATCGAACCACAATTTTTATGGAGCACTACTTGGGCGAACTTCAG TATGGTGGCATGTCCATGCTATTTGATCCTGGTCTGCACACTCAGAATTGCACACCGAACCAACAAGGGACAGAATGGAGAGATAGATACTTGGAGCTGCAGGATCTCTTTGTGCATGAGGTCCTCGATCAGATGCCGTCCTCTAGGAACCCATGA
- the LOC120712024 gene encoding protein ROOT INITIATION DEFECTIVE 3-like isoform X1 — translation MAPPPPPKQLVLAASSADAGVAAWDLRTGAEEIRHRPCASRPRALASVADRFLAAAQAPPAGGNPGTVHFYHWDKPQVAVKSFPAEPIRALLADQEGSYLIGGGSNGNLFLWEVASGELLHRWHAHYRAVRCLALYDYLLVSGSEDGSIKVWDLITVLDEQSRLEAQTPYLYSFNQHALPVTDIACFLGTIVVSSSEDRTCKIWSLSEGRMLRSIPFPTSIDSVALDPRSHVFYAGGRDGKIYVTAMGVDISSHGSDESSILGALDDQSKAVTSLASSTDGRLLVSGSEDGNVRVWDTRSQQVTRKFKHSQGPVTNVLIVTPKRVILPPLHPLRKVCSANGEVEPRAVILPRPENDVPIHGNRTTIFMEHYLGELQKYGGMSMLFDPGLHTQNCTPNQQGTEWRDRYLELQDLFVHEVLDQMPSSRNP, via the exons atggcgccgccgccgccgccgaaacaGCTTGTGCTGGCTGCGTCCTCCGCGGACGCCGGCGTGGCCGCCTGGGACCTCCGCACCGGCGCGGAGGAAATCCGCCACCGCCCCTGCGCCTCCCGCCCTCGCGCGCTCGCCTCGGTCGcagaccgcttcctcgccgctgCACAGGCTCCTCCCGCTGGCGGCAACCCCGGCACCGTCCACTTCTACCACTGGGACAAG CCACAGGTGGCCGTCAAGAGCTTCCCCGCTGAGCCGATACGCGCGCTTCTTGCGGACCAGGAGGGGAGCTACCTCATTGGCGGTGGCAGCAACGGCAACTTATTCCTTTGGGAG GTGGCTAGTGGAGAGCTTCTCCACAGATGGCATGCACACTATCGTGCTGTTAGGTGCCTCGCGCTTTATGACTATCTGCTTGTCTCAGGATCAGAAGATGGAAGCATCAAAGTTTGGGATCTGATCAC GGTGCTTGATGAGCAGTCAAGGTTGGAAGCTCAGACACCATACCTCTACAGTTTCAATCAGCATGCACTGCCTGTAACTGATATTGCTTGTTTCCTTGGAACAATTGTTGTATCTTCTTCAGAAGATCGAACCTGCAAA ATCTGGAGTTTATCTGAGGGTAGGATGCTAAGAAGCATTCCATTCCCTACTAGCATTGATTCTGTAGCACTAGACCCAAGAAGTCATGTTTTCTATGCTGGTGGTAGAGATGGAAAGATATATGTTACTGCTATGGGTGTTGATATCAGTTCTCATGGTAGTGATGAGTCATCTATTCTTGGTGCTTTGGATGACCAAAG CAAGGCAGTAACAAGCTTGGCATCAAGCACAGATGGACGTTTACTAGTTTCTGGATCTGAGGATGGTAATGTTCGGGTGTGGGATACTAGAAGTCAGCAAGTAACCCGAAAATTCAAACACTCCCAAG GTCCAGTAACCAATGTTCTGATAGTAACGCCAAAACGAGTAATCCTGCCCCCACTACACCCATTGCGTAAAGTTTGCTCAGCAAATGGTGAAGTTGAACCACGTGCTGTAATTCTGCCTCGGCCTGAAAATGACGTTCCTATTCATGGAAATCGAACCACAATTTTTATGGAGCACTACTTGGGCGAACTTCAG AAGTATGGTGGCATGTCCATGCTATTTGATCCTGGTCTGCACACTCAGAATTGCACACCGAACCAACAAGGGACAGAATGGAGAGATAGATACTTGGAGCTGCAGGATCTCTTTGTGCATGAGGTCCTCGATCAGATGCCGTCCTCTAGGAACCCATGA